In Isachenkonia alkalipeptolytica, one DNA window encodes the following:
- a CDS encoding histidine phosphatase family protein, whose amino-acid sequence MKIHITRHGETKWNQERRMQGSQNSSLTSKGMADAEKLQQRLASVKFDKIYSSPLGRAVRTAEIIRGDRKLPIEKVPQLMEMNFGAWEGRTVEEIERAYGQRYRDFWDAPEKYQPVEGESFEELFQRVERGLKEIIERGEEGEVSLLVAHAVVIKCIYALVKNLPLKEFWNPPFMYGTNLTILEIKGDEKEFILEGDISHLQDE is encoded by the coding sequence ATGAAAATTCACATCACCCGACACGGAGAAACGAAGTGGAACCAAGAGCGGCGGATGCAGGGCAGCCAAAATTCTTCCCTGACATCCAAGGGGATGGCCGATGCGGAAAAACTGCAACAGCGCCTGGCATCGGTGAAGTTTGACAAAATCTATTCCTCTCCCCTGGGAAGAGCCGTAAGGACGGCGGAAATCATCAGGGGGGACCGGAAACTGCCCATCGAAAAAGTTCCCCAATTGATGGAAATGAACTTCGGAGCCTGGGAGGGGAGAACCGTAGAGGAAATCGAAAGGGCCTATGGCCAGCGGTATCGTGACTTCTGGGATGCTCCGGAAAAATATCAACCGGTGGAGGGGGAAAGTTTTGAAGAACTCTTCCAACGGGTGGAGCGGGGACTGAAGGAGATTATAGAGCGGGGGGAAGAAGGGGAGGTCTCCTTATTGGTGGCCCATGCGGTGGTGATCAAGTGCATCTATGCCTTGGTGAAAAACCTTCCCTTAAAGGAATTTTGGAATCCTCCCTTTATGTACGGAACCAATCTTACGATTTTGGAGATCAAGGGGGATGAAAAAGAGTTCATCCTAGAGGGGGATATCAGTCATCTACAGGATGAATGA